In Chthonomonadales bacterium, the following are encoded in one genomic region:
- the ssb gene encoding single-stranded DNA-binding protein produces the protein MLNRIVLIGRLTQDPESSYTPSGVALAKFRLAVDRPTKNAETGEKETDFINIVAFRRSAEFVSQYITKGRLVAVEGRLQIRSWVAQDGSRRNWTEVIADNVQGLDRPRDTDAAPPEQGGHEGARGPDNEKPAPRAAAAANDADDSDPFADE, from the coding sequence ATGCTAAACCGCATCGTGCTGATCGGGCGCCTGACACAGGACCCGGAGTCGTCGTACACTCCGAGCGGGGTCGCGCTGGCGAAGTTTCGCCTGGCCGTCGATCGGCCCACCAAGAACGCGGAGACCGGCGAGAAGGAGACGGACTTCATCAACATCGTCGCCTTCCGCCGCAGCGCGGAGTTCGTCTCGCAGTACATCACCAAGGGAAGGCTCGTCGCCGTCGAAGGGCGCCTGCAGATCCGCTCGTGGGTTGCGCAGGACGGCAGCCGGCGCAACTGGACCGAGGTGATCGCCGACAACGTGCAGGGGCTCGACCGCCCGCGCGATACGGACGCGGCGCCGCCAGAGCAGGGCGGCCACGAGGGCGCCAGGGGCCCCGACAACGAGAAACCCGCTCCGCGAGCCGCCGCCGCGGCCAATGATGCCGACGACAGCGACCCGTTCGCCGACGAATAA
- a CDS encoding 30S ribosomal protein S6, whose translation MRRYEAMYIVDPELTEEQLEPVMEKYKKVVADMGGAVGETGKWEQGRRRMAYEIGGRREGLYILMGFEAGPEVPAELDRVFRISDDVFRHVIVRQDGQ comes from the coding sequence ATGCGTCGATACGAAGCCATGTACATCGTCGACCCTGAGCTCACCGAGGAGCAACTCGAGCCCGTCATGGAGAAGTACAAGAAGGTCGTTGCCGACATGGGGGGCGCCGTCGGGGAGACGGGCAAGTGGGAGCAGGGCCGTCGCAGGATGGCCTACGAGATCGGCGGCCGCCGAGAGGGGCTCTACATTCTGATGGGCTTCGAGGCGGGCCCGGAAGTGCCGGCCGAATTGGACCGCGTCTTCCGCATCAGCGACGACGTGTTCCGGCACGTGATCGTCCGGCAGGACGGCCAGTAG
- a CDS encoding succinate dehydrogenase/fumarate reductase iron-sulfur subunit: protein MLETIRLRVFRGDASGGEEREYPVRTFPGMVVLDAIHQIQGEQDGTLACRWNCKAAKCGSCSAEINGHPALMCKSRVEQFYDAAGLIRVSPLKTFPLIKDLVTDVSWNYRKAQQIPPLTVAADAPRPFRMMQGDVDRIQEFRKCIECFLCQDICHVLRDHGRKDAYFGPRFMIKIASLDMHPMDDLERRPHLMRAAGVGYCNVNKCCQEVCPEHIHITDNGIIPLKERVADEFYDPIRGLLRMLGLGRSRRQPMPEEAFTAPPEPAAERKPSP, encoded by the coding sequence ATGCTTGAGACGATTCGACTGCGCGTGTTCCGCGGCGACGCCTCCGGAGGCGAGGAGCGCGAGTATCCGGTGCGGACCTTTCCCGGCATGGTGGTGCTCGATGCGATCCATCAGATCCAGGGCGAGCAGGACGGCACGCTGGCCTGCCGGTGGAACTGCAAGGCCGCCAAGTGCGGCTCGTGCAGCGCGGAGATCAACGGGCATCCCGCGCTTATGTGCAAGAGCCGCGTGGAGCAGTTCTACGACGCTGCCGGCCTCATTCGCGTGTCGCCGCTCAAGACGTTCCCGCTGATCAAGGACCTGGTCACGGATGTCTCCTGGAACTACCGCAAGGCGCAGCAGATCCCGCCGCTCACCGTCGCGGCGGACGCGCCCCGGCCGTTTCGCATGATGCAGGGCGACGTCGACCGGATCCAGGAGTTCCGCAAGTGCATCGAGTGCTTCCTGTGCCAGGACATCTGCCATGTTCTGCGCGACCATGGCCGCAAGGACGCGTACTTCGGGCCGCGCTTCATGATCAAGATCGCCTCGCTCGACATGCACCCGATGGACGACCTGGAGCGGCGGCCCCACCTGATGCGCGCCGCCGGCGTGGGCTACTGCAACGTCAACAAGTGCTGCCAGGAGGTCTGCCCCGAGCACATCCACATCACGGACAACGGCATCATCCCGCTGAAGGAGCGTGTGGCGGACGAGTTCTATGACCCCATCCGCGGGCTGCTGCGGATGCTGGGGCTTGGCAGGTCGCGGCGGCAGCCGATGCCCGAGGAGGCCTTCACCGCCCCGCCGGAGCCTGCCGCCGAGCGGAAGCCGTCGCCCTGA
- a CDS encoding fumarate reductase/succinate dehydrogenase flavoprotein subunit, whose translation MEPFETVERDVLVIGAGGAGLRATIAVREAGLSCAVVCKSLLGKAHTVMAEGGAAAALGNMGEPDNWRVHFRDTMLGGAYLNNPRIVELFAKEAIERVLELEQYGAVFDRTPEGLISQRPFGGHTYRRLNHVGDRTGLELIRTLQDKAVSLQPDVFMEFTVTRLLKDADRVVGALAYNRQSGGFVAFRAKAVVVATGGWGRMYKYTSNSWESTGDGAAMALEAGAELLDMEMVQFHPTGMLWPPGVRGLLVTEAVRGEGGVLRNSQGERFMFRPEYTPERYRGKYAETEEEGAGWLTDKANFRRPPELLPRDEVSRAIYKEVRAGRGSEHGGIYLDVSHRGADYIRRSLPSMYEQFHALGDIDITRQPMEIYPTIHYTMGGIRVDPDTCSTTLPGLYAAGECAGGLHGANRLGGNSLTDILVFGRRAGEAAAIYASSAMQGALDEGPVSAEMDLLLRPLSATSGENPFHLAAELQEAMQQGAMIERTEAGLTACLEKVLQLRERVEHVQVEGSRAYNPGWNAARDLRFTLRISEVIVRCALARKESRGAQWRSDYPGFDPEWGRKNLVARLEGDTLHVETRPLPSMSPELQSIMEEAR comes from the coding sequence ATGGAACCTTTTGAGACCGTAGAGCGCGACGTGCTGGTGATCGGCGCCGGGGGCGCCGGCCTGCGCGCGACGATCGCCGTCCGCGAGGCCGGCCTGTCGTGCGCCGTCGTCTGCAAGTCGCTGCTGGGTAAGGCGCACACGGTGATGGCCGAGGGAGGCGCCGCCGCGGCGCTGGGCAACATGGGCGAGCCGGACAACTGGCGGGTGCATTTCCGCGATACGATGCTTGGCGGGGCCTACCTGAACAACCCGCGCATAGTGGAACTCTTCGCCAAGGAGGCGATCGAGCGCGTGCTCGAACTCGAGCAGTACGGGGCGGTGTTCGACCGCACGCCGGAGGGGCTCATCTCTCAGCGACCGTTCGGGGGCCACACCTACCGCCGTCTGAACCACGTGGGCGACCGCACGGGCCTGGAGCTGATCCGCACCCTCCAGGACAAGGCCGTGTCGCTGCAGCCGGACGTGTTCATGGAGTTCACGGTCACCCGGCTCCTGAAGGACGCGGATCGCGTGGTGGGCGCGCTGGCCTACAACCGGCAGAGCGGCGGCTTCGTGGCGTTCCGGGCGAAGGCCGTGGTGGTGGCAACGGGCGGTTGGGGCCGCATGTACAAGTACACCTCCAACTCCTGGGAGTCGACGGGCGACGGCGCAGCGATGGCTCTGGAGGCCGGCGCTGAGTTGCTCGACATGGAGATGGTGCAGTTCCACCCCACCGGCATGCTCTGGCCGCCGGGGGTCCGCGGTCTCCTGGTCACCGAGGCGGTGCGTGGGGAGGGGGGGGTGCTGCGCAACAGCCAGGGCGAGCGCTTCATGTTTCGGCCCGAGTACACGCCGGAGCGCTACCGCGGCAAGTACGCCGAGACGGAGGAGGAGGGGGCTGGCTGGCTGACCGACAAGGCCAACTTCCGGCGGCCTCCGGAGCTCCTGCCGCGCGACGAGGTGTCGCGGGCCATCTACAAGGAGGTCCGCGCCGGTCGCGGCAGCGAGCACGGCGGCATCTATCTAGACGTGAGCCACCGGGGCGCCGACTACATCCGGCGGAGCCTGCCTTCCATGTACGAGCAGTTCCATGCCCTCGGCGACATCGACATCACCCGGCAGCCGATGGAGATCTACCCGACCATCCACTACACGATGGGCGGGATCCGCGTTGACCCGGACACCTGCTCGACCACCCTGCCGGGCCTCTACGCGGCCGGCGAATGCGCGGGTGGCCTTCACGGCGCCAACCGACTCGGCGGCAACTCGCTGACCGACATCCTCGTCTTTGGCCGCCGCGCGGGCGAGGCGGCGGCCATCTATGCCTCAAGCGCGATGCAGGGTGCCCTGGACGAGGGACCGGTCTCCGCCGAGATGGACCTGCTGCTGCGGCCGCTGTCGGCGACGTCCGGCGAGAACCCGTTCCATCTGGCCGCCGAGCTGCAGGAGGCCATGCAGCAGGGAGCGATGATCGAGCGCACCGAGGCCGGGCTGACGGCTTGTCTCGAGAAGGTGCTGCAGTTGCGGGAGCGCGTGGAGCACGTCCAGGTCGAGGGCAGCCGGGCCTACAACCCGGGTTGGAACGCCGCGCGAGACCTGCGCTTCACCCTGCGGATCTCGGAGGTGATCGTTCGGTGTGCCCTCGCGCGCAAGGAGAGCCGCGGAGCGCAGTGGCGGTCGGACTACCCGGGCTTCGACCCGGAGTGGGGCAGGAAGAACCTGGTCGCGCGGCTGGAGGGCGACACGCTGCACGTGGAGACGCGCCCCCTGCCGTCCATGTCGCCCGAGTTGCAGTCGATCATGGAGGAGGCCCGGTAA
- a CDS encoding succinate dehydrogenase has protein sequence MSTYTAQSREPGRAPVPISDRRDAWWVHPLLIAITLLVFSVYALWRAFEGNFFLGTQALKYGAAIGPHYLSPFYSPPVYEWFPQAPGKYALSPAFLVLIFPLSYRATCYYCRRAYYRAFFWDPPACAVGEMRAKHHLGYTGETRFPFLLQNLHRFTLYCILVVVAFHYAHLYQSLFYTDATGAVHAGLGLGTLVLALDAALLSLYVFSCHSWRHLVGGGINRFSSAKTRWRLWKLVSALNVRHGLYFWLSLITVGVADLYVRLVATGAIADVRFF, from the coding sequence ATGTCCACATACACGGCGCAGTCGCGCGAGCCCGGTCGCGCGCCGGTGCCGATCAGCGACAGGCGCGATGCCTGGTGGGTGCATCCGCTGCTCATCGCCATCACCCTGCTGGTCTTCTCGGTCTATGCTCTGTGGCGCGCCTTCGAAGGTAACTTCTTCCTCGGGACTCAGGCGCTGAAGTACGGAGCGGCCATCGGCCCCCACTACCTGTCGCCGTTTTACTCCCCGCCGGTGTACGAGTGGTTCCCGCAGGCGCCGGGCAAGTACGCTCTCTCCCCGGCGTTCCTTGTGCTCATCTTCCCGCTGAGCTATCGCGCGACGTGCTACTACTGCCGGCGCGCCTACTACCGGGCGTTCTTCTGGGACCCGCCGGCGTGTGCGGTCGGCGAAATGCGCGCGAAGCACCACCTGGGCTACACGGGCGAGACGCGCTTCCCGTTCCTCCTTCAGAACCTGCACCGCTTCACGCTCTACTGCATCCTGGTGGTGGTGGCCTTCCACTACGCGCATCTGTACCAGTCGCTCTTCTACACGGACGCCACCGGGGCCGTGCACGCCGGTCTGGGGCTGGGCACCCTGGTCCTCGCGCTGGACGCCGCGCTGCTGAGCCTTTACGTCTTCTCGTGTCACTCGTGGCGGCACCTGGTTGGCGGGGGCATCAACCGCTTCAGCAGCGCGAAGACCCGTTGGCGCCTGTGGAAGCTGGTGAGCGCGCTGAACGTCCGGCACGGGCTCTACTTCTGGCTGAGCCTGATCACCGTGGGGGTGGCGGACCTCTACGTGCGGCTGGTGGCGACGGGCGCCATTGCCGACGTGAGGTTCTTCTGA
- a CDS encoding Glu/Leu/Phe/Val dehydrogenase, with product MGVAASAGRSSRNDAVRESTNSYEIALHQLEIAASHLKLDTGLHDILKSPQRELTVHFPVRLDNGQTRIFTGYRVQHNVARGPSKGGIRYSPHTDIDEVRALAMWMTWKCAIVGIPFGGAKGGVLCDPHALSRGELERLTRRYTTEISFMIGPGTDIPAPDAGTNADVMAWVMDTYSMHRGHTVPAVVTGKPIAIGGSEGRVDATGRGIVMVAREAARRVGIAIEGARVAVQGFGNVGSAAARIFEEQGARVVAVSDFLGGLYNPDGLDVRALLGAAHRDGALSQCPGGEPIASPELLELPVDILVPAAMENQITAANAGRIRAPLLVEGANGPTTPAADRILHDRGIFLVPDVLANAGGVIVSYFEWVQDLQSFFWAENEVNSRMEQMLLRAYDSVLKKADHDSVDMRTAAYIIGVQRVAEAATKRGIYP from the coding sequence ATGGGCGTAGCCGCGTCGGCGGGCCGATCGAGCCGCAATGACGCCGTCCGCGAGAGCACGAACTCCTACGAGATCGCTCTTCACCAACTCGAGATAGCCGCTTCGCACCTGAAGCTGGACACCGGCCTCCACGACATCCTCAAGTCGCCACAGCGGGAGCTCACCGTCCACTTCCCCGTCCGGCTCGACAACGGCCAGACGCGCATCTTCACCGGGTACCGCGTACAGCACAACGTGGCGCGCGGGCCATCCAAGGGCGGTATCCGCTACAGTCCGCACACCGACATCGACGAGGTTCGCGCTCTGGCGATGTGGATGACGTGGAAGTGCGCGATCGTCGGCATCCCGTTCGGGGGCGCCAAGGGCGGCGTTCTTTGCGATCCGCACGCCCTCTCGCGGGGCGAGCTTGAGCGGCTGACACGGCGCTACACCACCGAGATCAGCTTCATGATCGGCCCCGGCACGGACATTCCCGCGCCGGACGCGGGCACGAACGCCGACGTGATGGCGTGGGTGATGGACACCTACTCCATGCACCGCGGCCACACGGTGCCCGCCGTCGTCACGGGCAAGCCGATCGCCATCGGCGGCTCCGAGGGGCGAGTGGACGCGACGGGCCGTGGCATCGTGATGGTCGCGCGGGAGGCGGCCCGGCGCGTGGGCATCGCGATCGAGGGCGCGCGCGTGGCCGTGCAGGGCTTCGGCAATGTCGGCAGCGCGGCGGCGCGCATTTTCGAGGAACAGGGCGCGCGGGTCGTGGCGGTCAGCGATTTCCTGGGGGGACTCTATAACCCTGACGGCCTGGACGTGCGCGCCCTGCTCGGCGCGGCCCACCGCGACGGGGCCCTCTCGCAATGCCCGGGAGGTGAGCCCATCGCGAGCCCCGAGCTCCTCGAGCTCCCCGTCGACATCCTGGTGCCCGCCGCCATGGAGAACCAGATCACGGCCGCCAATGCGGGGCGCATTCGGGCGCCGCTGCTCGTGGAGGGCGCCAACGGGCCCACGACGCCGGCGGCCGATCGCATACTTCATGACCGGGGCATCTTCCTTGTGCCGGACGTGCTCGCCAACGCGGGAGGTGTCATCGTCTCCTATTTCGAGTGGGTGCAGGACCTCCAGAGCTTCTTCTGGGCGGAGAACGAGGTGAACAGCCGCATGGAGCAGATGCTCCTCCGCGCTTACGACAGCGTGCTGAAAAAGGCCGACCACGACTCCGTCGACATGCGTACGGCGGCCTACATCATCGGCGTGCAACGGGTGGCCGAGGCGGCCACCAAGCGCGGCATCTACCCGTAG
- a CDS encoding GNAT family N-acetyltransferase, which translates to MRTRPLDPADLPALHARFCSGVRALPHALPPTAQEFAEALMRRPATMTSSRVLVADAGSGPLGFAICGRNRVTNRWTLAAEGTGVLLGPFIGTGDATAGEALVAACDEAVFERGARLTHAFDPSSAVALPFYNGGFCGLSERLGDVTTLLARSGFRVRHRELCLTYEGAEPRSVAPRPPGLHMESQPPREGRYALTLYDQDTRAGSCQFSLVAPLRGRNPAGREWGYIDGLGVVDRYQGRGLGRWLMLEAMRQLAEAGCRGVLLTTGSENYRAQNLYYSLGFSLVDSCLCMARPPW; encoded by the coding sequence ATGAGGACGAGGCCACTGGATCCCGCGGATCTGCCCGCTCTGCACGCGCGGTTCTGTTCGGGGGTCCGGGCGCTGCCACACGCTCTGCCGCCCACCGCCCAGGAGTTCGCCGAGGCGCTCATGCGCCGTCCGGCCACGATGACCAGTTCGCGCGTGCTCGTCGCCGACGCGGGCAGCGGTCCGCTCGGCTTCGCCATCTGCGGTCGCAACCGCGTGACCAACCGCTGGACGCTCGCCGCCGAAGGGACGGGCGTCCTGCTGGGGCCGTTCATCGGCACGGGTGACGCCACGGCGGGCGAGGCGCTAGTGGCGGCCTGCGACGAGGCCGTGTTCGAGCGTGGCGCGCGCCTGACGCACGCTTTCGACCCGAGCAGCGCCGTGGCGCTCCCGTTCTACAACGGCGGCTTCTGCGGGCTCTCCGAGCGCCTGGGCGATGTCACCACCCTGCTCGCGCGAAGCGGCTTTCGTGTCAGGCACCGCGAGCTGTGCCTGACATACGAGGGCGCCGAGCCGCGGAGCGTTGCGCCGCGCCCGCCGGGCCTGCACATGGAGAGCCAGCCGCCGCGGGAGGGCCGCTACGCCCTCACCCTGTATGATCAGGACACGCGCGCCGGATCGTGTCAGTTCAGCCTGGTGGCCCCTCTGCGGGGCCGGAACCCGGCGGGCCGCGAGTGGGGATACATCGACGGGCTGGGCGTGGTGGACCGCTACCAGGGGCGCGGCCTGGGGCGCTGGCTGATGCTGGAGGCGATGCGGCAACTCGCCGAGGCCGGCTGCCGCGGCGTTCTGCTGACGACCGGCTCCGAGAACTACCGGGCGCAGAACCTCTACTACTCGCTCGGCTTCTCTCTCGTCGATTCATGCCTGTGCATGGCGCGGCCGCCCTGGTAG
- a CDS encoding neutral/alkaline non-lysosomal ceramidase N-terminal domain-containing protein — MSRCRLLLALLAVALAAGPARGAAALRAGAARVSITPDPGEAPYPLGGYTAGTRLTHRATGVRDTCYARALVMGNATTRYALVSCELCFLPDTLVDAVTARVADLGLPASHVLLCATHTHSAADPLCVHARNTGTIGTLPKYDPRFAAWFVERIARTIREAVAAMRPASVGSLQVPRVGLNRNRRDEKLTDDEMTVLRVDGEDGRPIAAVCCYAAHPTLYGPEMLEVSGDWCGLLQQRLETALPGATALFINGSVGDAAPRVVDEGAPAERVARYAGLVADVALAAIRRVRPEPHPRLAAWRQPVDLPARRPHPLFLLLAGQFRASSAQARDMVSRLMPERSYLSFLRVGRVLAIGYPAEPTAVIGLAAKAEARRLGIREPMVVALTNGWLGYFVDAAQYRTGRVEPAMSFYGPDVGRSVEAAAARGIRAAAAGGGAPK; from the coding sequence ATGAGCCGCTGTCGCCTGCTCCTTGCGCTTCTGGCCGTGGCGTTGGCCGCCGGTCCCGCGCGCGGCGCGGCCGCGTTGCGGGCGGGAGCCGCGCGCGTCTCCATTACCCCAGACCCCGGCGAGGCGCCCTACCCCCTCGGCGGCTACACGGCGGGCACGCGCCTCACGCACAGGGCGACCGGCGTGCGCGACACCTGCTACGCTCGCGCGCTCGTCATGGGTAACGCCACGACGCGCTACGCGCTTGTATCCTGTGAGCTGTGCTTTCTGCCCGACACGCTGGTCGACGCCGTGACGGCCCGCGTGGCGGACCTGGGCCTGCCCGCATCGCACGTGCTGCTCTGCGCCACGCACACCCACTCGGCGGCGGATCCCCTCTGCGTGCACGCCCGAAACACGGGCACGATCGGCACGCTGCCGAAGTACGATCCTCGCTTCGCGGCATGGTTTGTGGAACGGATCGCCCGGACCATCCGCGAGGCCGTCGCGGCGATGCGCCCCGCATCCGTCGGCTCCCTCCAGGTGCCCCGGGTTGGGCTGAACCGGAACCGGCGCGACGAGAAGCTGACCGACGACGAGATGACGGTACTCCGCGTCGATGGCGAAGACGGCAGACCGATCGCCGCCGTGTGCTGCTATGCCGCGCATCCCACGCTCTACGGGCCCGAAATGCTCGAGGTGTCGGGAGACTGGTGCGGCCTGTTGCAGCAGAGGCTGGAGACCGCCCTGCCGGGCGCGACCGCGCTGTTCATCAACGGATCTGTTGGCGACGCAGCGCCGAGGGTCGTGGACGAAGGCGCCCCTGCCGAGCGCGTTGCGCGCTATGCCGGCCTGGTGGCGGACGTGGCGCTGGCGGCGATCCGCCGCGTGCGGCCCGAGCCGCACCCGCGCCTGGCCGCCTGGCGCCAGCCCGTCGACCTGCCCGCGCGCCGGCCGCACCCGCTCTTCCTGCTGCTGGCGGGGCAGTTCCGCGCGTCCAGCGCGCAGGCGCGCGATATGGTGTCTCGCCTGATGCCCGAGCGCTCCTACCTGAGCTTCCTGCGCGTCGGCCGCGTCCTGGCGATCGGCTACCCGGCCGAGCCGACCGCCGTGATCGGCCTCGCGGCCAAAGCCGAGGCCCGACGGCTGGGCATTCGTGAACCGATGGTGGTCGCGTTGACGAACGGTTGGCTCGGGTACTTCGTGGACGCCGCGCAGTACCGGACGGGCCGCGTGGAACCGGCGATGTCGTTCTATGGCCCCGACGTGGGCAGGAGCGTCGAGGCCGCCGCCGCGCGCGGCATCCGGGCCGCGGCGGCGGGAGGAGGAGCGCCGAAGTGA